The following are from one region of the Magnetococcales bacterium genome:
- a CDS encoding response regulator transcription factor — translation MKILIADDHPLFRSALKGILEGMAPEVEVIESVDFPTVLREVETRNGEVDLVLLDLAMPGMDGFLAIELLGDRHPALPVVVLSASENPHDMRRAMDLGVLGYLPKTLPPEVLMGEIQRALSGESLIPEALQQGLDEEELLAGQALTPRQVDVLRLMRDGKSNKEIALVLGLSPATVKVHAASIFKSLDVRNRTQAAMVAERMGLL, via the coding sequence ATGAAGATCCTCATCGCTGACGATCATCCCCTGTTTCGGTCTGCCTTGAAAGGTATTCTGGAAGGCATGGCTCCCGAGGTGGAGGTGATCGAATCCGTCGATTTCCCCACGGTTCTCCGAGAGGTGGAAACACGGAACGGGGAGGTCGATCTGGTGCTGCTGGATCTGGCCATGCCGGGTATGGATGGTTTTCTGGCCATAGAGCTTCTGGGGGACCGCCATCCGGCCCTGCCGGTGGTTGTCCTGTCCGCCTCGGAGAATCCCCACGACATGCGCCGCGCCATGGATTTGGGGGTATTGGGCTACCTTCCCAAAACCCTGCCCCCGGAGGTGCTGATGGGGGAGATCCAACGGGCCCTTTCCGGGGAGAGCCTCATTCCGGAGGCCTTGCAACAGGGGCTTGACGAGGAGGAGTTGCTGGCCGGACAAGCCCTGACCCCGCGTCAGGTGGATGTGCTGCGGCTGATGCGCGACGGCAAGTCGAACAAGGAGATCGCTCTGGTGTTGGGACTCTCCCCGGCCACGGTGAAGGTTCATGCGGCCAGCATCTTCAAGTCTCTGGACGTGCGTAACCGTACCCAGGCGGCCATGGTGGCGGAGCGCATGGGGTTGTTGTGA